The following are encoded together in the Serratia sp. UGAL515B_01 genome:
- the ecpA gene encoding common pilus major fimbrillin subunit EcpA, translated as MKKLALVLIAASVMGTINLSNADTRTANATASWDAKAIKDTHSMLVVTPLKSLTFNYAEGLERFNTQNGAFDITIAGQSGASDFKLTSKIISNTMSRTSDDSELTVGVKWNDTELSKSSETVMVDTSKGISAGLAAFAQESAYAGSDRTSTQGEFAFNIVKATVAGAETTFKELTDGYWDGNVNVEFTATWDGDFTSVM; from the coding sequence ATGAAGAAGTTAGCTCTGGTTTTGATTGCAGCCTCAGTGATGGGAACAATTAATCTATCTAATGCAGACACGCGTACGGCGAATGCCACCGCTTCTTGGGATGCCAAAGCCATTAAAGACACCCACAGTATGCTGGTAGTAACACCACTGAAATCACTGACTTTTAATTATGCTGAAGGTCTTGAGCGTTTTAATACCCAAAATGGTGCGTTTGATATCACCATTGCTGGCCAGTCTGGCGCCAGTGATTTTAAACTGACCTCAAAAATAATCTCTAACACCATGAGCCGCACCAGTGATGACTCTGAGCTCACGGTCGGTGTGAAGTGGAACGACACCGAACTCTCCAAGAGTAGCGAAACCGTGATGGTCGATACTTCAAAAGGTATCAGCGCGGGTTTGGCTGCATTCGCGCAGGAAAGTGCTTACGCAGGTTCTGATCGTACCAGTACTCAGGGCGAGTTTGCTTTCAACATCGTGAAAGCGACCGTAGCCGGTGCTGAGACGACGTTTAAGGAGCTAACCGATGGTTACTGGGATGGTAATGTGAACGTTGAATTCACTGCCACATGGGATGGTGACTTCACATCAGTCATGTAA
- a CDS encoding CS1-pili formation C-terminal domain-containing protein, with the protein MGNNFTIRTKTVALCITAGIVAMQADARNLQDARLGNYLIPGIFGQALAEGMSIPVFLRYKGGDQQEKQKVADAQVVLEKGSLMIKDITLVDNPNGATLTENTRTLISSVKDSFFSQNTRITLSPDAELNLDLRSFVLTLDVSEKSLSPTILSRQSVLGESSVQNFSSVLNYDLGVYRTQVKQGNNASNSYLNLDNTFGIAEHHFNVNGAFYGIGDSQQTQLYRAMYERDMDGYRLALGLVDTWNLQSLGSLSALNTSKVYGVTYGNKSSTKIRHNQYSLTPITVFLPDAGEVHVYRQGRLLNIQNFPMGSFEVDTSRLPFGIYDVDVEVVIDGKVHSRMRQTINKSFSGNNIEVNQKSWQLYGGYVHYDNRSRRTNTTTQTYLAGGAAAISIPEIFKATSVPAIFGLVVQTSSYIFDNNVVNETSANLSVNQFATLGWQGLISQGGRYRNIFSISTSLPDGYGSLWANREKSHIGDSLPVYESDAYSYGSTFSLSRFFERGGQITLSRMVDKRDRSISNNLEYSTALFSGRLGSVNLRAGIQRYRYDNQSSSSQRYVSLDFSLPLAAWLSTGVSSSNGNVRANLAANKSFDNSPLTSAGFNLAKLVKDKHNGESDYSASGYAAFDTKYSAGTLSLSRPDSNRLNGNLTARGSVAYSDKHLAASGIQERSGVIVKTDIMDNAVLSAQVNGRSYRLTGSDSFIPLPPYASYKVELMNHKNTMDSFDIVKGRISNVTLYPGNVAVYKPEVKQLVTVFGRMTTESGRALANAAVRNHIGKTTTDATGAFSMDVDKRFPSVSLTTEDYGICEVDLDLNQARGVKWVGDVVCAMQTILAQG; encoded by the coding sequence ATGGGTAATAATTTCACTATCAGAACAAAGACTGTTGCATTATGTATTACGGCGGGCATTGTAGCTATGCAAGCCGATGCAAGAAACTTACAGGATGCTCGTTTAGGGAATTATCTCATCCCCGGCATTTTCGGTCAGGCTCTAGCTGAAGGTATGAGTATTCCTGTATTTCTGCGTTACAAAGGCGGCGATCAACAAGAGAAACAAAAGGTGGCTGATGCGCAGGTCGTGTTAGAAAAAGGCAGCCTTATGATAAAAGATATTACGTTGGTCGATAATCCCAATGGGGCAACGCTTACCGAAAATACGCGAACGCTAATCAGTAGTGTGAAGGATAGCTTTTTTAGTCAGAATACCCGTATTACACTTTCGCCTGATGCGGAACTGAATCTGGACCTGCGTTCGTTTGTTCTGACATTGGATGTGAGTGAAAAAAGTTTGTCTCCGACCATTCTCTCTCGCCAGAGTGTATTGGGTGAGTCTTCGGTACAGAATTTCAGTTCAGTATTGAATTACGATCTGGGCGTTTACCGCACGCAAGTAAAACAGGGGAATAACGCCTCTAACAGCTATTTGAATCTGGATAATACCTTTGGTATTGCAGAGCATCATTTTAATGTGAATGGTGCCTTTTATGGTATTGGAGATTCCCAACAAACCCAGCTTTACCGTGCAATGTATGAGCGGGATATGGACGGCTACCGTCTGGCGTTAGGGCTGGTCGATACCTGGAATCTGCAGTCGCTCGGTAGCCTGTCGGCACTCAACACCAGTAAAGTCTACGGCGTAACTTATGGTAATAAATCATCTACCAAGATCAGACATAATCAATATTCCTTGACGCCAATTACTGTCTTTTTACCTGATGCGGGCGAAGTGCACGTGTATCGCCAGGGGCGTCTGCTGAACATTCAAAACTTCCCGATGGGGAGCTTTGAAGTGGATACCAGCCGTTTACCATTTGGTATCTATGATGTTGATGTCGAGGTTGTAATAGATGGTAAAGTGCATTCGCGGATGCGTCAGACAATCAACAAGTCTTTCTCCGGTAATAATATTGAGGTGAATCAAAAAAGTTGGCAGCTGTATGGCGGTTATGTGCATTACGATAACCGCAGTCGCCGTACCAACACCACAACCCAAACCTATCTGGCAGGGGGTGCCGCGGCGATATCGATTCCAGAAATATTCAAGGCTACCTCAGTACCTGCAATTTTCGGTTTAGTGGTACAAACCTCCAGCTATATCTTTGATAATAATGTAGTGAACGAAACATCAGCCAATCTGAGCGTGAACCAATTCGCCACTCTGGGCTGGCAGGGCCTCATTTCACAGGGTGGACGTTACCGTAATATTTTCAGCATCAGCACTTCGTTACCAGACGGATACGGTTCTTTGTGGGCCAATCGCGAAAAGAGTCATATCGGTGACAGTCTGCCAGTATATGAGTCGGATGCTTATTCCTATGGCAGTACTTTCAGCCTGAGTCGATTCTTTGAACGTGGCGGACAGATCACGCTGAGCCGCATGGTAGATAAACGCGATCGCAGCATCTCGAACAACCTTGAATACTCCACTGCGCTGTTTTCAGGGCGCCTCGGCAGTGTGAATCTGCGTGCCGGGATACAGCGTTATCGCTATGACAATCAGTCCAGTTCCAGTCAGCGTTACGTCTCTCTGGACTTCTCATTGCCGTTGGCGGCCTGGTTGAGTACAGGGGTCTCCTCGAGCAACGGCAACGTGCGGGCCAATCTGGCGGCAAACAAAAGTTTTGATAATTCACCGCTCACTTCTGCAGGCTTCAATCTGGCGAAATTGGTCAAGGACAAGCATAACGGTGAAAGTGATTATTCTGCTTCCGGCTACGCTGCGTTCGATACCAAGTATAGCGCGGGTACGCTTTCGCTCTCCCGTCCGGACAGCAATCGTCTCAATGGCAACCTGACTGCGCGTGGTTCGGTGGCCTACAGTGATAAACATTTGGCCGCCAGCGGCATCCAGGAGAGATCGGGCGTCATTGTGAAAACCGACATCATGGATAATGCGGTACTTTCTGCCCAGGTCAATGGTCGCAGCTATCGCCTGACTGGGTCGGATAGCTTCATCCCATTACCTCCTTATGCCAGTTACAAAGTTGAACTGATGAACCACAAGAACACGATGGACAGCTTTGACATCGTGAAAGGACGCATCAGCAATGTCACGCTGTATCCGGGTAACGTTGCCGTCTACAAACCTGAAGTTAAACAACTGGTGACGGTATTTGGCCGTATGACAACCGAGAGTGGCCGGGCGCTTGCCAATGCGGCAGTGCGTAACCACATCGGCAAAACGACCACTGATGCGACAGGTGCATTCTCGATGGACGTGGATAAACGTTTCCCAAGCGTTTCACTGACCACTGAGGATTATGGTATCTGCGAAGTGGATCTGGATCTGAACCAGGCCAGAGGCGTGAAGTGGGTCGGCGATGTGGTTTGCGCAATGCAGACTATTCTGGCACAAGGGTAA
- a CDS encoding fimbrial protein, with product MKQCNFYGLAGALLLSSFATLAANVSNEYFFIENQVDREYFITPQRTDPRFSGANVFTKYTSGDQLSLGYMGYTGTLQLNSFADIWLEDSPINRPFIGNRCMRNTSACPSNGYLQGYIGEAGVYHVEVNTSGGEALYARGIFSDSAYEYFKNLTVGSVETYKYRSCSTRTNYNPAAGQTCVSVGGRQTNHEFTLTKAGYMRLESTNALQEIFIDSNGNPSLGLGSQFCSVGYIGSLNGVICKQVSYHIEGNALPQMRMSLRVNTGLLGFTPAANTIRLSADGASGWVNYNARTVASTLIKPGNDGIYVFFSQTFLKNLIDRGVDLTRSQDLFTFLFTNTAAPQSGYYEFSPSNSIILRPRDFGISIISKDLVLNPKREGKVGGKEPPIVFDYIVTTSGPKQANAITAQVSGPMEQKGGLPYCVFSSSDGKFRVPFSAYLTYTNDSGQTISSRNSCDNVPISLNAARWMEIPWPDPYQYDGSFYRTDLSLTFPMNEADSMWTLDGRDWMGVVSASGEVRVTATWTGAEIK from the coding sequence ATGAAACAATGTAATTTTTACGGGCTGGCAGGGGCATTACTGCTGAGCTCATTCGCTACGCTAGCGGCCAACGTGAGCAACGAGTATTTCTTTATTGAGAATCAGGTGGATAGGGAGTACTTCATTACGCCGCAACGTACCGACCCACGTTTTAGCGGTGCTAACGTGTTTACCAAATATACCTCTGGCGATCAGCTCAGTCTGGGCTATATGGGGTATACAGGTACTCTACAGCTCAACTCCTTTGCCGATATCTGGCTGGAGGATTCCCCGATCAATCGGCCTTTTATCGGTAACCGTTGTATGCGTAATACAAGTGCTTGTCCATCGAATGGTTATTTACAGGGTTATATCGGTGAAGCGGGGGTGTATCACGTTGAAGTGAATACCAGTGGTGGGGAAGCACTCTATGCCCGTGGAATATTCTCTGATTCTGCCTATGAATATTTTAAGAATCTCACGGTAGGGTCGGTTGAAACTTATAAGTACCGTTCTTGCTCTACCCGCACAAATTATAATCCTGCCGCCGGTCAAACCTGCGTGTCTGTAGGAGGCAGGCAGACCAACCATGAATTTACCCTAACTAAAGCGGGTTATATGAGGCTGGAGTCCACCAACGCGCTACAAGAGATCTTTATCGACAGTAATGGTAATCCATCTCTTGGGTTGGGCTCACAATTTTGCAGCGTGGGTTATATTGGTTCACTGAATGGTGTTATCTGCAAACAGGTGTCTTATCATATTGAAGGTAATGCGCTACCGCAGATGCGCATGAGTCTGAGAGTCAATACCGGCTTGCTGGGGTTCACGCCTGCCGCAAACACCATTCGCCTGAGCGCAGACGGTGCCAGTGGTTGGGTGAACTATAACGCAAGGACCGTGGCTTCTACTCTGATCAAACCGGGTAACGATGGCATTTATGTCTTCTTCTCGCAAACCTTCCTGAAAAACCTGATCGATCGCGGGGTAGATTTGACCCGCAGCCAGGATTTATTCACCTTTCTGTTTACCAATACTGCGGCTCCACAGTCGGGGTATTATGAGTTTTCACCGTCCAATTCCATCATTCTTCGCCCACGCGATTTTGGTATCAGTATCATCTCCAAAGATCTGGTTCTCAACCCCAAGCGTGAAGGTAAAGTAGGCGGTAAAGAACCGCCGATCGTTTTCGATTACATTGTAACAACTTCTGGCCCTAAGCAGGCTAATGCGATCACTGCGCAAGTATCCGGCCCTATGGAACAGAAAGGAGGCCTACCATACTGTGTATTTTCTTCTAGCGATGGTAAGTTCCGTGTGCCGTTCTCGGCCTACCTGACTTATACCAACGACAGCGGGCAAACCATCAGTTCGCGCAACAGCTGTGACAATGTGCCGATCAGCCTTAATGCGGCGCGTTGGATGGAAATCCCCTGGCCGGACCCTTATCAATACGACGGCAGTTTTTATCGAACCGATTTATCACTCACATTCCCGATGAATGAGGCGGATTCTATGTGGACTCTGGACGGGCGGGATTGGATGGGTGTGGTGAGTGCCTCTGGTGAGGTACGGGTTACGGCGACTTGGACAGGTGCAGAGATCAAGTAA
- a CDS encoding LuxR C-terminal-related transcriptional regulator — MLHMKSNDCTLAHYVPLRNFAVWPGNNRYFYKGILECFKSINTRTKQSKFIFIDFQMCNLLLLLDQDWLMFCIFNRIVLITDRHLLPLANYYKDTLSKVDSVILGTGTPEESFKKINHVISGEKVMPPSKIRFSSREICLLRMLTRGFTVQVLADRLQLNPKTVYALRHNILEKMGLAKINDIFIRASPK; from the coding sequence ATGTTACATATGAAAAGTAATGACTGTACCTTGGCTCACTATGTTCCACTCAGAAATTTTGCAGTCTGGCCAGGTAATAATAGATATTTTTATAAGGGTATTTTAGAGTGTTTTAAATCTATCAACACACGCACTAAACAATCGAAATTTATTTTTATTGATTTTCAAATGTGTAATTTACTTCTCTTGCTTGACCAGGACTGGTTGATGTTTTGTATTTTTAATCGTATTGTTTTGATTACTGATAGACATCTCCTGCCATTAGCGAATTACTACAAAGACACTTTAAGTAAAGTTGATTCGGTGATTCTAGGGACAGGAACACCAGAAGAGTCTTTTAAAAAAATCAACCATGTGATTTCAGGGGAAAAGGTCATGCCACCATCAAAAATAAGATTCTCCTCACGTGAGATATGTTTACTCCGTATGTTAACCCGTGGTTTTACAGTACAGGTTCTCGCTGACAGGTTACAGTTAAACCCTAAGACGGTGTATGCATTGCGTCATAATATTTTGGAGAAAATGGGTTTAGCAAAGATTAATGATATTTTTATACGAGCATCTCCTAAATAG